In Kitasatospora sp. NBC_00240, the following are encoded in one genomic region:
- a CDS encoding S8 family serine peptidase, giving the protein MRVQRIRPTRLAVVGLTLATAGALALPAAAAAAATPAAAGTTGPLISYVVNTKANHGQVQKVEQAIGALGGTVVQSYEQIGVVIARSTDTQFAAKLRPAKGVDSVGASRTAGILQSDVETTEAATAPAAAPTDGSEPLEANQWDMRQIGVDKAHKISLGSRDVTVGVLDSGIEATHEDLAANVDASQSVSCIDGGKPNTAWQAWQPTTSDHGTHVAGTIAAAKNGKGIVGIAPNVRLASVKVVDDGGFIYPEYAICGFVWAGEHHFKVTNNSYYIDPWLFNCKNDPDQAAITTAVRRAVAFSQRNGVLNVAAAGNENIDLAHKTVDTSSPDDTTPGTRPVDQSCLSLPTELPGVIVTTSVGVNGEKSYYSSYGKGVATVAAPGGDARYQLPDTPDKNGRVLSTVTGGGYGYKQGTSMASPHTTGVVALLASTFPWADPEELTELLLNQAESHACPTVPYNPGGAGAWAATCEGGENDNGFYGAGIINAQKAVQWWR; this is encoded by the coding sequence ATGAGAGTTCAGCGGATACGCCCGACCCGGCTCGCGGTGGTGGGTCTCACCCTCGCCACGGCCGGCGCACTCGCGCTGCCGGCCGCCGCGGCCGCCGCGGCCACCCCCGCGGCCGCCGGCACGACCGGGCCGCTGATCAGCTACGTGGTCAACACCAAGGCCAACCACGGCCAGGTGCAGAAGGTGGAACAGGCGATCGGCGCCCTCGGCGGCACGGTGGTCCAGTCGTACGAGCAGATCGGCGTGGTGATCGCCCGCTCCACCGACACCCAGTTCGCGGCCAAGCTCCGCCCGGCCAAGGGCGTCGACTCGGTCGGCGCCAGCCGGACGGCCGGCATCCTGCAGAGCGACGTCGAGACCACCGAGGCGGCCACCGCCCCGGCCGCCGCGCCGACGGACGGCAGCGAGCCGCTGGAGGCCAACCAGTGGGACATGCGCCAGATCGGCGTGGACAAGGCCCACAAGATCTCGCTCGGCAGCCGTGACGTCACGGTGGGCGTCCTGGACTCCGGCATCGAGGCCACCCACGAGGACCTCGCCGCCAACGTGGACGCCTCGCAGTCGGTGTCCTGCATCGACGGCGGCAAGCCCAACACCGCCTGGCAGGCCTGGCAGCCGACCACCAGCGACCACGGTACGCACGTCGCCGGGACGATCGCCGCGGCCAAGAACGGCAAGGGCATCGTGGGTATCGCCCCGAACGTCCGGCTGGCCTCGGTCAAGGTCGTCGACGACGGCGGGTTCATCTACCCCGAGTACGCGATCTGCGGCTTCGTCTGGGCGGGTGAGCACCACTTCAAGGTGACCAACAACAGCTACTACATCGACCCGTGGCTGTTCAACTGCAAGAACGACCCGGACCAGGCGGCGATCACCACCGCCGTCCGCCGGGCGGTGGCCTTCTCGCAGCGCAACGGCGTGCTCAACGTCGCCGCGGCCGGCAACGAGAACATCGACCTGGCCCACAAGACCGTCGACACCAGCAGCCCGGACGACACCACCCCGGGCACCCGCCCGGTCGACCAGAGCTGCCTGTCCCTGCCGACCGAGCTGCCGGGCGTGATCGTCACCACCTCCGTAGGCGTCAACGGCGAGAAGTCCTACTACTCCAGCTACGGCAAGGGCGTGGCCACGGTGGCCGCTCCCGGCGGCGACGCGCGCTACCAGCTCCCGGACACCCCGGACAAGAACGGCCGGGTGCTGTCCACCGTCACCGGCGGCGGCTACGGCTACAAGCAGGGCACCTCGATGGCGTCCCCGCACACCACCGGCGTGGTGGCGCTGCTCGCCAGCACCTTCCCCTGGGCCGACCCGGAGGAGCTGACCGAGCTGCTGCTCAACCAGGCCGAGTCGCACGCCTGCCCGACCGTCCCGTACAACCCGGGCGGCGCCGGTGCCTGGGCCGCCACCTGCGAGGGCGGCGAGAACGACAACGGCTTCTACGGGGCCGGCATCATCAACGCCCAGAAGGCGGTCCAGTGGTGGCGCTGA
- a CDS encoding glycoside hydrolase family 48 protein encodes MSPPTLRPRTPGRRLTGSLGVSLALLATGLTTAVGAPASAAALQCTVDWTTNDWGSGFTANVAVNNKGTAAISGWQLTYAYTGNQTLSGTGWNGTWSQSGKNVSVTNLSYNATIAPGGSATAGANFAYSGTNAAPTAFAVNGTTCTGAHQAPVTTLTSPAAGASYAAGAAVPITATASASDGATISRVDFYDNTTLLGSDTTAPYSYTWTGAAAGSHSVYAKAFDSTGATGESAPAGITVAAGPAVSAVPSAVSVAQGKTGTFALKLSAQPAANVTVTTARTAGNTGLSVTGGATLTFTPANWSTPQTVTLTADATGTGSATFTSTAPGHTASTVTVTELAAASGVYNDRFLQLYNKIKDPANGYFSPEGIPYHSVETLLVEAPDQGHETTSEAYSYLIWLEAQYGRVTKDWTKFNAAWTLMETYMIPTHADQPTNSFYNAAKPATYAPERPLPSDYPAQLDTSVTAGQDPIAAELSSTYGTSDIYGMHWLQDVDNVYGYGNAPGKCEAGPTDTGPSYINTYQRGAQESVWETIPQPTCDKFAYGGKNGYLDLFVKDSSYAKQWKYTDAPDADARAIQAAYWADTWAKAQGNGATVAGTVAKAGKMGDYLRYAMYDKYFKKIGNCVGPSACAAGSGKDSSHYLLSWYYAWGGASDTNAGWAWRIGDSAAHGGYQNPMAAYALVNDAALAPKSATGKTDWTTSLGRQMEFIQWLQSSEGAISGGATNSWEGSYATPPTGTPTFYGMYYDEAPVYHDPPSNQWFGFQAWGMERVAEYYYASGDTKAKAVLDKWVSWALSKTTFNADGSYQIPSTLAWTGKPDSWNATAPGANTGLHVSVVDYTKDVGVAGSYAKLLSYYAAKSGSAAAKTAAQKLLDGMWGNSQDALGIAVPETRTDYSRFADSLSVPSGWTGTMPDGDAVNSSSTFLSIRSWYKNDPSFAKVQDYLNGGPAPVFTYHRFWAQADIATAMATYGDLFNS; translated from the coding sequence TTGTCACCACCCACCCTGCGCCCCCGCACGCCCGGAAGGCGTCTCACCGGCTCGCTCGGTGTCTCGCTCGCCCTGCTCGCCACCGGCCTGACCACCGCCGTCGGCGCGCCCGCCTCGGCGGCCGCCCTCCAGTGCACGGTCGACTGGACCACCAACGACTGGGGCAGCGGCTTCACCGCCAACGTCGCCGTCAACAACAAGGGCACCGCCGCGATCAGCGGCTGGCAGCTGACCTACGCCTACACCGGCAACCAGACCCTCTCCGGCACCGGCTGGAACGGCACCTGGAGCCAGAGCGGCAAGAACGTCAGCGTCACCAACCTGTCGTACAACGCCACCATCGCACCCGGCGGCTCGGCCACGGCCGGCGCCAACTTCGCCTACAGCGGCACCAACGCGGCGCCCACCGCGTTCGCCGTCAACGGCACCACCTGCACCGGTGCCCACCAGGCGCCGGTCACCACGCTCACCAGCCCGGCGGCCGGGGCGAGTTACGCCGCCGGGGCGGCCGTGCCGATCACCGCGACCGCCTCGGCCTCCGACGGCGCGACCATCAGCCGGGTCGATTTCTACGACAACACCACCCTGCTGGGCAGCGACACCACCGCCCCGTACAGCTACACCTGGACCGGCGCCGCGGCGGGCAGCCACTCGGTCTACGCCAAGGCGTTCGACAGCACCGGCGCGACCGGGGAGTCGGCGCCGGCCGGCATCACCGTGGCGGCCGGGCCGGCCGTCTCGGCGGTGCCTTCCGCCGTGTCGGTGGCCCAGGGCAAGACCGGCACCTTCGCCCTGAAGCTCTCGGCCCAGCCGGCGGCCAACGTCACCGTCACCACCGCCCGTACGGCCGGAAACACCGGACTGTCGGTCACCGGGGGCGCGACGCTGACCTTCACCCCGGCCAACTGGTCCACCCCGCAGACCGTCACGCTGACCGCGGACGCCACCGGCACCGGCTCGGCGACCTTCACCTCCACGGCCCCGGGCCACACGGCCTCGACCGTCACGGTGACCGAGCTGGCCGCCGCCAGCGGGGTGTACAACGACCGGTTCCTGCAGCTCTACAACAAGATCAAGGACCCGGCGAACGGCTACTTCTCACCCGAGGGCATCCCGTACCACTCGGTGGAGACGCTGCTGGTGGAGGCCCCCGACCAGGGGCACGAGACCACCTCGGAGGCGTACAGCTACCTGATCTGGCTGGAGGCCCAGTACGGCCGGGTCACCAAGGACTGGACGAAGTTCAACGCGGCGTGGACGCTCATGGAGACGTACATGATCCCCACCCACGCGGACCAGCCCACCAACAGCTTCTACAACGCCGCCAAGCCCGCCACCTACGCCCCCGAACGTCCGCTGCCGAGCGACTACCCGGCGCAGCTGGACACCTCGGTGACGGCGGGCCAGGACCCGATCGCGGCCGAGCTCAGCAGCACCTACGGCACCAGTGACATCTACGGCATGCACTGGCTGCAGGACGTCGACAACGTGTACGGCTACGGCAACGCGCCGGGCAAGTGCGAGGCCGGGCCGACCGACACCGGGCCGTCCTACATCAACACCTACCAGCGCGGCGCGCAGGAGTCGGTCTGGGAGACCATCCCCCAGCCGACCTGCGACAAGTTCGCCTACGGCGGCAAGAACGGCTACCTGGACCTGTTCGTCAAGGACTCCTCGTACGCCAAGCAGTGGAAGTACACCGACGCGCCGGACGCGGACGCCCGGGCCATCCAGGCCGCCTACTGGGCGGACACCTGGGCCAAGGCGCAGGGCAACGGCGCGACGGTGGCCGGCACGGTCGCCAAGGCCGGCAAGATGGGCGACTACCTGCGCTACGCGATGTACGACAAGTACTTCAAGAAGATCGGCAACTGCGTCGGTCCGAGCGCGTGCGCGGCCGGCTCCGGCAAGGACTCCTCGCACTACCTGCTCTCCTGGTACTACGCCTGGGGCGGGGCGAGCGACACCAACGCCGGCTGGGCCTGGCGGATCGGCGACAGCGCCGCACACGGCGGCTACCAGAACCCGATGGCGGCCTACGCCCTGGTCAACGACGCCGCACTGGCGCCCAAGTCGGCCACCGGCAAGACGGACTGGACCACCAGCCTGGGCCGGCAGATGGAGTTCATCCAGTGGCTGCAGTCCAGCGAAGGCGCCATCTCCGGTGGTGCGACCAACAGTTGGGAAGGCAGCTACGCGACCCCGCCGACCGGTACGCCCACCTTCTACGGGATGTACTACGACGAGGCGCCGGTCTACCACGACCCGCCGAGCAACCAGTGGTTCGGGTTCCAGGCCTGGGGCATGGAGCGGGTCGCGGAGTACTACTACGCGAGCGGTGACACCAAGGCCAAGGCCGTGCTGGACAAGTGGGTGAGCTGGGCGCTGTCCAAGACCACCTTCAACGCGGACGGCAGCTACCAGATCCCGTCCACGCTGGCCTGGACCGGCAAGCCGGACAGCTGGAACGCCACCGCGCCGGGCGCCAACACGGGCCTGCACGTGAGCGTCGTGGACTACACCAAGGACGTCGGCGTGGCGGGCTCGTACGCCAAGCTGCTCTCCTACTACGCGGCCAAGTCCGGCAGCGCGGCGGCGAAGACGGCCGCGCAGAAGCTGCTCGACGGCATGTGGGGCAACAGCCAGGACGCGCTGGGCATCGCGGTGCCCGAGACCCGCACGGACTACAGCCGGTTCGCCGACTCCCTGTCGGTGCCCTCCGGCTGGACGGGCACCATGCCCGACGGTGACGCGGTCAACTCCTCGTCCACCTTCCTGTCGATCCGCTCCTGGTACAAGAACGACCCGTCCTTCGCCAAGGTGCAGGACTACCTGAACGGCGGCCCGGCCCCGGTCTTCACCTACCACCGGTTCTGGGCGCAGGCCGACATCGCGACCGCGATGGCGACCTACGGAGATCTGTTCAACTCCTGA